In Malania oleifera isolate guangnan ecotype guangnan chromosome 8, ASM2987363v1, whole genome shotgun sequence, a single window of DNA contains:
- the LOC131162442 gene encoding putative pentatricopeptide repeat-containing protein At1g19290, which translates to MLGCSPLSRLLPLLQPRRSLHLSRPLHWKLRDESKLTRPELIDRICRLAVLERFNAISQLSFDFSDDLLGAVLRNLRLKPAASLGVFKLASNQKNFRPSAESYCKIVHILSRGRMFDETKACLNELVDLCKNKNNSVTLVWDKLVRIYKEFSFSPTVFDMILKIFAEKGLIKNALYVFDNMGKYGRNPSLRSCNCLLSSLVRSGEGHTACHVYDQMIRVGVVPDVFTCSIMVNAYCKNGAVGRAAEFVKKMENMGFETNAVSYHSLINGYVSLGDVDAAKGVVGLMSERGISRNVVTYTLLIKGYCKQGKMDEAEKVLRDIWKSSLVVDEHAYGALIDGFCQIGKMDDAVRVQGEMLRLGLKMNLYICNSLINGYCKLGEVSRAEQVVMDMVNWKLKPDSYSYNTLVDGYCREGCISEAFKLCDDMLQEGIEPSVVTYNTLLKGLFNAGAFSDALRLWQLMLKRGVALDEVGYGTLLDGLFKMGDFEEALKLWKDILAWGFTRSGIAFNTMINGLCKMGKMVEAEEIFDKMKELGCSPDGITYRTLSGGYCKVGNIGEAFKVKDVMEREAISPSIEMYNSLISGLFTCRKLSRVTDLLCEMHARGLTPNVVTYGTLIAGWSNEGMLDKAFGAYFEMVDKGMNPNIIICSTLVNCLHNLGRIDEANILLQKIVDFDFFPDQVCFNKIIGSEMRHFDTQKIADSLDESAKSSLLPNNIVYNIAIAGLCKAGKVDNARRVLSTLLMRGFIPDNFTYCILIHGFSAAGNVNEAFNLRDEMLEKGVVPNITTYNALINGLCKLGNLDRALRLFNKLHQKGLAPNVVTYNTLIDGYCKTGNSGEALKLRDKMTGEGIAPSLITYSTLINALCKQGSMEESVKLLNQMIKTGSDPYLMAYSRLVQGYLKCGELQKVSKLCDRMLIMGPFAGVSSHEWMNLTGVPHIKIMPDAYKMSEAVS; encoded by the coding sequence ATGCTTGGGTGCTCTCCACTCTCCCGACTCCTTCCTCTGCTCCAACCCCGCCGCTCGCTTCACCTCTCGCGACCCCTTCACTGGAAACTCCGAGACGAGTCCAAGCTCACCCGGCCCGAATTGATCGACCGGATATGCCGTCTCGCAGTTCTGGAACGATTCAACGCCATTTCCCAACTCTCCTTCGACTTCTCCGACGATCTTCTAGGCGCCGTGCTCCGAAACCTCAGACTCAAACCCGCTGCTTCTTTAGGGGTTTTCAAACTTGCCTCCAATCAGAAAAATTTCAGACCTAGCGCTGAATCCTATTGCAAGATAGTTCATATACTGTCTAGAGGTCGAATGTTCGATGAGACCAAAGCGTGTTTGAACGAGCTCGTCGACCTTTGTAAGAATAAGAATAATTCTGTTACTCTGGTTTGGGACAAGCTTGTTCGGATTTATAAAGAATTCTCGTTTTCGCCAACTGTTTTTGATATGATTTTGAAGATTTTTGCCGAGAAAGGTTTGATAAAGAATGCATTGTACGTGTTTGATAATATGGGCAAGTACGGTCGAAACCCAAGCTTGAGGTCTTGTAATTGCTTGTTGAGTAGTTTAGTTAGGAGTGGTGAAGGTCACACTGCTTGTCATGTTTACGATCAGATGATTAGGGTTGGCGTTGTTCCGGATGTTTTCACTTGTTCAATAATGGTGAATGCCTATTGTAAGAACGGTGCAGTGGGTAGGGCGGCCGAGTTTGTGAAAAAAATGGAGAATATGGGTTTTGAAACAAATGCAGTGAGTTACCATAGCTTGATCAATGGGTATGTCAGTTTGGGAGATGTGGATGCAGCTAAGGGAGTAGTGGGGTTGATGTCTGAAAGGGGAATTTCAAGAAATGTGGTTACATACACTTTGCTGATTAAGGGTTATTGCAAACAAGGGAAGATGGATGAAGCAGAGAAGGTGCTCAGGGATATTTGGAAGTCGTCATTAGTTGTGGATGAGCATGCTTATGGTGCGTTGATAGATGGTTTTTGTCAAATTGGCAAGATGGATGATGCTGTTAGGGTTCAGGGTGAGATGTTGAGGTTGGGCCTGAAAATGAATTTATATATTTGCAATTCCTTGATCAATGGGTACTGTAAACTTGGTGAAGTTAGTAGAGCTGAGCAAGTGGTAATGGATAtggtgaattggaaattaaagCCCGACTCTTACAGCTATAATACTCTTGTTGATGGGTATTGTAGAGAAGGCTGTATAAGTGAGGCTTTCAAACTTTGTGATGACATGCTCCAGGAAGGAATTGAACCGAGTGTTGTAACGTATAATACTCTCCTCAAAGGTTTGTTTAATGCTGGTGCCTTCAGTGATGCTCTGCGTCTTTGGCAGTTGATGTTGAAAAGAGGTGTAGCCCTGGACGAGGTTGGCTATGGCACACTGCTTGATGGGCTTTTCAAGATGGGGGACTTTGAAGAAGCTTTAAAGTTATGGAAGGATATACTAGCATGGGGCTTTACCAGAAGTGGGATTGCTTTCAATACAATGATTAATGGACTATGTAAGATGGGGAAAATGGTGGAAGCAGAGGAGATCTTTGACAAGATGAAGGAGCTAGGATGTTCCCCTGATGGAATAACCTATAGAACTTTGAGTGGTGGGTATTGCAAAGTTGGAAATATCGGCGAGGCTTTTAAAGTTAAAGATGTGATGGAAAGAGAAGCAATTTCCCCTTCCATTGAAATGTATAATTCTCTTATAAGTGGACTTTTTACATGTAGGAAATTAAGTAGAGTGACGGATCTTCTTTGCGAGATGCATGCTAGGGGTTTGACTCCAAATGTTGTCACTTATGGAACCCTTATTGCTGGTTGGAGCAATGAAGGGATGCTGGATAAAGCTTTTGGTGCATACTTTGAGATGGTTGATAAGGGAATGAACCCCAATATAATTATATGCAGCACTTTGGTCAATTGCCTACATAATCTAGGTAGGATTGATGAAGCTAATATTTTGTTGCAGAAGATAGTGGATTTTGATTTTTTTCCTGATCAAGTGTGTTTTAACAAGATCATTGGAAGCGAGATGAGACATTTTGACACTCAGAAGATTGCTGATTCACTTGATGAAAGTGCAAAAAGTTCACTTTTACCCAACAATATTGTGTACAATATAGCTATTGCTGGGCTTTGTAAAGCTGGGAAGGTTGATAATGCTAGAAGAGTTCTCTCTACTTTGTTGATGAGAGGGTTTATTCCAGATAATTTTACTTACTGTATCCTAATCCATGGTTTTTCAGCAGCTGGTAATGTGAATGAAGCTTTTAACTTACGGGATGAGATGTTGGAAAAGGGTGTTGTTCCAAACATTACTACGTACAATGCTCTGATAAATGGATTGTGTAAATTGGGAAACTTGGATCGTGCATTGAGGCTTTTTAATAAACTACACCAGAAGGGGTTAGCACCTAATGTTGTTACCTACAATACATTGATTGACGGATATTGTAAGACTGGTAACAGTGGTGAAGCCTTAAAATTGAGAGACAAGATGACTGGAGAAGGTATTGCCCCTTCTCTCATCACATACTCTACCTTGATCAATGCTCTGTGCAAGCAAGGAAGCATGGAAGAATCTGTGAAGCTCTTGAATCAAATGATTAAGACTGGTTCAGATCCCTATCTTATGGCATACTCTAGACTTGTTCAAGGATATCTTAAATGTGGAGAATTACAGAAAGTCTCCAAGCTATGTGACAGGATGCTTATCATGGGTCCCTTTGCTGGAGTTAGCTCTCATGAATGGATGAATTTGACAGGTGTACCACATATTAAAATAATGCCTGATGCATATAAGATGTCCGAAGCTGTGTCTTGA